CTGGTGTCTTCTGTTGTCACGATGCTGGGTGCTCGCACGGTGACGACGGAGCAGCACTGCCGGTCCGGGCCAGCCACCCCCTGTCCTGACTCTGGGTTTCGTCAGATTCCCCCAGGGTCTGCTTGGTCACCTGCTGGGGCGGCGTCTGTCAGCTTTCTCCACCTTAAACTTACTCTCTGCCACCTGCCCGCACTGTGGTCTTTGGAAGGAAGAATGTAAAAGGGTACATTTAAGGAAAGGGAGTTGCATCCATCTCTTTTGTCCATAATAAAAGATAAGATCCACGAAATAAGGAACCtggctttgttttttgttctgttttcagaaactaaaataattttgggCAAGTAGCAGGCACTGAAGGGTAAtgagtaaaagaataaaaacagactaCATTCTTTCTCCTTCCAATTAAAGGGAAAAAGCTACCTTCAAATGCCCTAAGTATGacaaaaaagaggaggaaaagaagcacggaaatagaaaacaaataggaagtattagcataaaataaaatgttaaaacttaGGGTTATAAAAACTTATTATAAcaataaatgtaaacagattaaattcaccaggttaaaaaaaaagagattattaAATTGGATTTTAGAGTAACTCAGTTATATTCTGTTTCCAAGAGATTTCAGGGCATCATGGGGCATAGAAGATTGAAAAAGGTTGAGCAGGCCAATGAAAAGCAACAGTGTTGGTATATTTGCAGTAATAACAATGTACACATTAATGGAATTATAACCCCAGccatataatattaaaataagaccAAAACCCCACAGAGTATTATTTAAGAACATACGCATATGccataaatgcataaataaatgatCAACAGATGATACACTTAGGTTACCTGGAGATGCTGGGGTGAGGGTAAGGTTTGTGACTGGGGAAgaatacaaaaatgttttcaatttattgataatttattttatgattccaaGCTGCTTGATGGACCCGTTAGTATTGCATACAGTTTTATACTATCTGTTCCATGttgaaaatagttaaaaataataagaaaacccTTCCCCAAATCTAATTACAAACAACTTCCAGTGCAGCGCAGGACACCATCACCGTGACAGTGTAGGTCAGAGGGCCACCTGGCCCTGAGGGTGATGGACAAGACAACTGAACAAGGTCTAGCCATCGTCTAAGGGAAGGCAAGGATGTTCTTGCTTTACTTGATAAGCTACTTAAACTCAATCTCGTCCTCTGGGAAATGGGTGTGGACACAAGAAGAAGGGAACTGCCAGCACTAAATGAAGCAAAGAATGCAGGTAAGATGCCTGGTACATAGCAGGTGTTCGATGAACTGCCTCAGAATCTTTCTGGAAATGAAGCAGAATACAACTATCCAGGTAAAGTCAAAGAGAAATCAAATCCCACTTACTCCCTAAACTTCTGAGGCCAGGGCAGACCTGTCTCAAGGTGCGCACTTCCATCACAGCACCTGCCCCCGGGGGACACTGTACCCTGTTCCCCACTGTTCGCCCCCTCAGCCACTGTGTCCAGCACCTAGTGGACCCTCGGGGGTCATCTGGAGAATGGTGGGAGGTATGGGGATACTTGAAAGGGAATATAGACAGATCATGTAAACACTGCGAATTGAAGGGATCAATTTCAGCCCCTTAATTGTGAATCGGTAAGCATATAACGCttactaatgctcaaaattctccaagccagacttcagcaatacatgcactgagaacttctagatgttcaagctggttttagaaaaggcagaggaaccagagatcaaattgccaatatccgctggatcatcgataaagcaagagagttccagaaaaacatccatttctgccctattgactacgccaaagccttcgactgaatggatcacaataaactgtgaaaaattctgaaagagatgggcataccagaccacctgacctgcctcttgacctgtatgcaggtcaggaagcaacagttagaactggacatggaacaacagactggttccaaataggaaaaggagtatgtcaaggctgtatattgtcaccctgcttatttgacttatatgcagagtacatcatgagaaacgctgggctggaagaagcacaagctggaatcaagattgctgggagaaatatcaaataacctcagaaatgcagatgacaccacccttatggcagaaagtgaggaggaactgaaaagcctcttgatgaaagtaaaagaggagagtgaaaaagttggcttaaagcttaacattcagaaaactaagatcatggcatctggtcccatcacctcatgggaaatagatggggagacagtagaaacagtgtcagactttatttttttgggttccaaaatcactgcagacggtgactgcagccatgaaattcaaagacgcttactccttggaaggaaagttatgaccaacctagacagcatattaataagaagagacattactttgccaacaaaggtctgtctggtcaaggctatggtttttccagtggtcatgtatggatgtgagagttggactggaagaaagctgagcactgaaaaattgatgcttttgaactgtggtgttggagaagactcctgagagtctcgtggactgcaaggagatccaaccagtccatcctaaaggtgatcagtcctgggtgttcattggaaggactgatgctgaagctgaaactccaatactttggccacctgatgcgaagagttgactcgttggaaaagaccctgatgctgggagggattggggtcaggaggagaaggggatgatagaggatgagatggctggatggcatcaccgactcgatggacatgagtttgagtaaacgccaggagttggtgatggacagggaggcctggtgtgctgcgattcatggggtcgcaaagagtcggacacgactgagtgactgaactgaactgaatacttctAGACTTAAAAAGCTCTTTTGTTGTCGGCGGATCCACAGCAATGAaatgaaatcttttcattttacaaatatttcgcGCCTTCTGTATAAGTCACTCTGATGAGTAACATAAGGCAAAACTGATCTAAAGTTGGACGGTGTAAACAGGACACTTTCCCCTTTCATCTTACCCAGGTTTATCAAGAAAACTCAAACGGCCTCCCGTTTCCTTTCCAGCTAGTTCCCTCCCCAGAAGccggcagggtgggggtggggtcagggATTTTACAAAGGCCCAGGTGGCCGGAGGGCCAATCACCGGCTTCTGGGCTTCATTCCTGAGGCGGGGAGCGCGCTCCCCGACCGCCGGCCCTGGAGCGAAGGGACAAGCGGCGTAGATGGAGGAGGAGGCCTGCGCGACGCCCGCCTCCCCGCCCAGCGCGCCCTGTTCGCGCACAGCCTCGCTCGCCGCTGTCGAGGCGGGGGCTGCACCCCGGCGGCTGCTGCGGTCGCTGGACGCAAGCAGGTCCGCACTGCGCAGAGAAGACCGCGCGACTCTTCTCGGAGAGGCGGTGCGCGGCGACCCACCCCATTAGGATTCGTCCAGTCCCTGCGCGCGCCTCGACTTacggggggcggggggacccCCCAGGGCAGCGCGGATTTCAGCCCGGCCGAGTCCTCACTACATCTCAGCGGCACCCTGCGGACGAAGGCGAAGGCGCAGACAGAGTTGACCAAAAACTACGAGGGGAAAGCGAAGCCGGCCGGTTGAGGGGCGCGGCGAGCCCTCTCCACGAACCGCGCGCTGCGCTGCTGCGCTCCCGGCTGTGTCCCCGGAACGCCGCGGGAAGGGAGACGCGCGGAGCAACAGGTGCAGCCCGCAGCCTCTCGGGGACGAGGGAAACGACCTGCAGGGGCGCGGAGCCGGTAAGGCGCAGAGAGGGTTCTCTCTTCCCGCAGGGCTGCGCCGGCCGGTCCCTCCTCCCCGGCTCGGTGGCGGATCAGCGGACGCCCGGCGCTCTTGGGACCGCCTCGCGAGTGCGGGAAGGTCCAGCTCCGGCTCCCGTCTGCGTCCTCTCCCAGGTGGCCTCGTCCGAAAAGACGGTGCCACTCGGCCCGGGCGCCTGGGTTCTGAGTGATCCGAGCTGGGTACCCCGGAGCCCCTCCTTCCCCGGCAGGCGCCCCTCGCCAGCGCGACCTAGGCTCCCCCTGCGCGCCATGGAGCTGGAGGCTGGGAACTTCAGCGAGGGGAACGCGAGCGGGCTCCAGCCCCCGACCCCGGAACCCAGGCCGCTCTTCGGCATCGGCGTGGAGAACTTCGTCACGCTGGTGGTGTTCGGCCTGATCTTCGCGCTCGGCGTGCTGGGCAACAGCCTGGTGATCACCGTACTGGCGCGCAGCAAGCCGGGCAAGCCGCGCAGCACCACTAACCTGTTCATCCTCAACCTGAGCATCGCCGACCTGGCCTACCTGCTCTTCTGCATCCCCTTCCAGGCCACCGTGTACGCGCTGCCCACCTGGGTGCTGGGCGCCTTCATCTGCAAGTTCATCCACTACTTCTTCACCGTGTCCATGCTGGTCAGCATCTTCACGCTGGCCGCGATGTCGGtggaccgctatgtggccatcgtGCACTCGCGCCGCTCCTCCGCCCTGCGGGTGTCCCGCAACGCGCTGCTGGGCGTGGGCTTCATCTGGGCGCTGTCCATCGCCATGGCCTCGCCGGTGGCCTACCACCAGCGCCTCTTCCACCGGGACGTCAGCAATCAGACCTTCTGCTGGGAGCAGTGGCCCAACCAGCGCCACAAGAAGGCCTACGTGGTGTGCACCTTCGTCTTCGGCTACCTGCTGCCGCTCCTGctcatctgcttctgttacgcCAAGgtgcggggcgcggggcgggtcCGCGGGCCCGGggcggctcctctgtccccgcaCCCCTCCAGGGTCCCGCCCCCTTGCCCTCGTCCCCCGCGAGTTTTCTGTCCGAGCCATCGCCTCCTCCGGCCGCGGCTTGGGCTTGCGCGAAAATTGCTTGGAGTTTGGGCGACACCAGGAAAGTTTGCAGGTCCGGGCGTCCGTCCCGGGCCCCGCAAGCCCTTGGCCTTGAGGTTGTCCCCACAGGAGGCGGGGTTCAACGCCCACTTCTCAGGAGGTTTTAGCCACGTGGCCCGCTCAGCCTGCATTTGATCGCCTGCGTGGCCGCAGCGTTACGCGAGCGCCCGGTCCTGCCGAGCGAGTCCTTTTGCTGGGTGGAGGGTCCGCGCCCCTCCGCAGCCCTCAACTGGGGTCCGATAGGGGGATTTCCCTGCCTGTAGGGTGCACGGGGCTGGGGCGCCGGCCAGGACCGGCTTTGTGAAACCGCTGCTCCTGGCGACAgagctttgaattttatttcacaacaGAAGTTAGGCATCATAAATCCAAATGGTCAGAAATATTTCCTCACGGATTCTCCAGAGAACGTTGGATGGGTGGGTTTGCAGCTGCCGTTTCCTCATTTCAGTCCTTTGAGGAGGAGGTAAAGAATATTAAGTGGTTCAGGTGGCAGGTCTAAAGCCTCAGCTGAGAGACACACAGCTGACACATCTCTGGTCCCCCTACCCCTGCAACTCCTCTCTGTGCAGTGCCCTTCCCCCCAGCTCAGCACAATCATGTTCTCTTTCATTAATAACACATGGTGTTGAAGATTGTATACTGATCTAAAAGCCTGACACCTTTTACACaacttgtttgtgtgtgttagtcactcagtcatatctgactctttgcaaccccatgaactgtagctggtcaagctcctctgtccatggaattctccaggcatgaatactggagtgcgtagccattcccttttccagggggtcttccctacctagggatcagACATGGGTCTTCCACATTTTAGGGAGCACATATtatttgctgtctgagccacaatATCTGCTTTATGATCAGGAGATGCAGTGGATGGGGTGAGACCCCCTCTCCCTGACACACCCTCCCCAGTACCATCGCCACTAGAGAAATACTTCTGTGACCGAATTCTGAGATCTGcaccattttatcattttatcttctctctctctctcagtttctTTCTGATAAGCTTGTGACTCTAGGACTCTGAATAATCAGGTGAAGTAGAACAGCAATCAGTTCTTATGTTACACTCATAGTTTGTTTCCCCCAGCAGAAATGTGGACTATGAGCCACCTGGTTTTGtttgcccctcccccaggccatcTATCTAGAGCAGTGTCTATTTTGAAAGGTAATGTTTTTGGATATGATCTGAAAGAATGTCCTGCACCGAACGGTTGTGCATAAAGAGGCAGTAAAGGCAGGAAATCGGGATTCACTGTAGCTTAGCTCTTTGATAAATGGCTGGTTTATTCCCCTTGCTTCTGGCAAAAGCAAATCAAAGCTTGGTCTGCCCAGGGCCGTGGTCTCCTGTGTGCACTCCGTCACTTGATCTGCAGGCGACCCAGTGGGTTGGAGCCACTGTGCATATTTTATTGATAAGGAAGGAGGGTTTTGGAGGAGTGAAGCCGCTGATTGTGAGGCAGTGATTGCGGAGCTGGTAAAGCATTCAGGAAGGATTTCCATGCAGGGCTTCCTAGCCCCCTGGGGGAGGTGGGCCTGTGGGGCATAGGCCTTGAGATTAGAGAGGCTTTTCTTTCATCATTACATGGATTATACTTGAAGCATATTCTTCCTTTGTTTCCCAAAAGTCTGGTCTTTTGGAAATTCAGGTCtttttaatggaaacaaaagaTAAACTTCTAGGAAGGAACCAGCCTACATTTCTGTCATTTGAGACTTTATAAAAGTCACACCTAAGGcgaagtttttaaattaaaaaattcagaaaatacatgATCATTgggattttcttaaaatatggaaATAGTTTGCTTTTAAGCATAACTGGAAATTCCTTTGAAACTCAAAGCAATATTTGCATATTCGTTCTAGGGCTTGAAGAAAGGTAAAGATTAAAGACTTCAGTTGCTGTCCTTTGATTCAGTCACTGTGTACTTTGCATGGAAGGGTTTTGCTACTTAAATGTTACATTCGGGATTGATTGTTACCCCAAGGCCCAGATCAAAAGACATATAAAATCACAGTGTTGTTTTTTAAGTTAACAAAAGGAATTGCATTCCAGAGTTGCCTTCTGCACTGACAGTTTAGTGGAAGGTCCTTTGCACGTGCCCTCCCTGGAGAcccagaatgccaggctggaggatgACTCTGGGGTGCCCTCTGCTGCTGGGGGGCTGGCTCGCTCTTCCTCAGGGCAGTGCTTGTCCTGGGCCCTCCTTGGCCTGACACAAGATGAACTCGTGACCTGCCCAGTTCCTCCACATTCCTGGAGATGTCCTGTGCCAGGACGGGTGTAGGCCTCCTGTGCACACTTCTGAAAGTACAAGTGACGGAGAAGTGTCCACTCACCACTGTCATCAGCTTCCAGAGAAACGCAGTCATAACCCTTTCTCCTTTGATGGCGAGACCTTCATGGGGTCCGTCACATGCATCAGTGTGGGCCCGTAGTGTGTGCTCATGAAGTGGAGCAGAGCCAGGAGAAACACAGTTAGGCGTTCTCCCTGTGGGCCACTCTGCGACATTCCTTAGGTGTTGTAGTTATGAGATGTGACCCCCGACTCTGTGGAAGGGCTGAGTGGCCCCAGGCCGTGTAACGTAGCAGGGAACATCTGACTTTTCCACGTGGGGTCCTCTCCAGGCAGCCCTCGCTGATGCTGCCTTGCcacctctccctttctttcagtGACCGGGGTCCCCCTCTGGCGGTGGGGAGGCTGTCCACAAGGAACCTGGCCAGGCTGGTCCTCTCCGGGAGGGGCCCTGTCCAGCCCGTTCCTTCCTCTTGAAAGTCCTCTTCATTTGTTCCTGCACAAGCCTCCCTTCTGTTGTTGTCTTCCATTACATTTTTAATACCCCAGTTGCTGACGGCAGGACAGTAGACGGACCCGTTGTCGCTGTACTGAGAGTGACCGCAGATGTCCCCGTAGTGAGAGAGAGGCTTGTCTTGTGGAGGATGCTGAGCCCTTGTGGGAAGTGAGCAGCATTTCGGTAGAGCTGGGAGTTTGGAGTCAGAAATTCACACCCCACGACAGCTGCTTGACCAGGGTAGGGAAtcgtgaaagtgaagtgaaagtgttagtcgctcagtcctgtctgcctctttgtgactccagggactgtagcccaccaggctcctctgtccgtgggattctccaggcaagaatactgaagtggggtgccatggccttctccaggggatcttcccgacccaggcatggaacccattgcaggcagattctttaccgtatgagccaccagggaagcccagggaatcGTGAAGTGGTGGATAAATCCTGCGGCTTTTCCATCAGGCAGTGACTGATGACTCGAGTGTTGCATCCGCCCAGACAGAGTAGCTTTCGTAATACTAGTTCAATCTGATTAAATTATTTCCATGCTGTGGTGCTCCAGGGGGACAGGGAGATGGCTggaacactgtttccactgtttgggGGGGACTCACTGAGCAATTGATGGGCAGTCTCAAGCCCTTAGTTGCCCtgagctgattttctttaggtttttCACTCAGATGGGACATAAGAATGAACTCAAGACCTGCCTGGTGTGTGTACCACCATCCTGATCCTGTTGTACAGCTTGTGTTGCAAACTCTTATGTGGAACCACAGTGTCTCACATCTTTTCTCCTGAGTATGATGCTGGCAGGAGAAGACAAAACTGGTGTTTCTAAGGAAGGAAGCAAGTGTCTCCCTGGAAGCCTCCCTGGTGGGACAGTAGTCTTGGAACCTTGCAGAATGGTGGTCTGTCAGCCATCACTGTTGTTGGAAGGCAGTCTGCAGTCTTTCTACGCATCTAGGATTTCGCATATAGCAGGGACCTGGGATTGTGGAAAGGTAGAATCTTAGGGGAAACCAGGTGGCAGGGAGGCCAGCGGGGGTGTAGGTGTGGGCAGCAGAGTGGGTCTTTCTGGAGGAAACCTCGGAGCTCCCTGCACCAGAGCTGACGGGTGCTCTGGACACAGTTGGCTAGAAGACCGGACGTCCATGGCAATCCATGGTCGTCATTACTCCACCAGCTCCTGTGAATTTCAGCTTGCATGACTTTGTAAACCATGGTCTTCCCTTTTCAGAAATCAGGAAATGTCAATGCAAAATGGACAATGAATTTTGCAATTCTGAGGCAAACCTGATTTTATTAGTTTGTGTTTTTCAGGTCCTTAACCATTTGCATAAAAAGTTGAAGAACGTGTCAAAGAAGTCAGAGGCGtcaaagaaaaaggtaaaattccTGGGTTTACATTCTCTGTGCCATTTCTGGAGCTTGGTTTAATGTATATTCTTAACTCTCCTGCATCCTCCTGTGAAATTTTGGTTCCTGGGTTCAGAGAACATCTTagccctggggagagaggagacatGGAGAGATCTGAGCTGCTGAGAGTGGGCAGGTGACTGAGCTGCCAGAGAACGTGGGTGGAGGTCTGGGGAGGGGCTGAAAGGTGTCTCTTCTGGATTCTGAGCCTCTGGAGAAGGTGCGCTGTAGGTGACTGGCATAGGGTGTCAGGTGGCTGGACCCACAATTTGCTTGAAACTGCAGGTGGTGCtcgtgataaagaacccacctgcaagtgcaggagtcccgagttccattcctggtttgGGGGGTTCCCTCGAGGAGGGCACAGtactctccagtactcttgcctgcagaaccccgtggacagaggagcctggccggctacagtccatgcagtctcagagacacaactgaagcgactcagcagacACGCTTCTTTTAGTGTGTATTTACTGTCTCTGATGTGGTCCCAGGAGGCCCGTCTTAATTATCTTTCGAGCGAGCATTGCTGTATCCCTCCCGGAAGCCTCAAAGCAGttgctctgctctgctctcctCCTCGCAGAAAAGTGCCGACTTGGTCCCCTGGGGGCAGAACTGATGGGAGGGGCCTGAGGGGAGTCCAGCCCATCTTAATTGTCTTTGTCCTTCTCCCCGGAATCCCGATTCCCACAAGCTTCCTCTGAAGGGTTTGACAGCATCTAACATCCTgcaatttattatatttcaaacCCATTTTGAGGACAAGCTATTTTACAAATCAGGATTAATTTACCTCTTACTCAGAtcatatcctggagaaggaaatgacaacccactccagtatttttgcctggaaaatcccatggagaggagcctggtgggctgcagtccctagagtcacaaagagttggatacgactaagtgactgaactgaactgaaagattagTGAGCATtttaacatttacattgtttggctttatacatgtatgtgtacatatgggtgtattgttgttgtgttagttgctcagtcatttccgactctttgtgacttcacggactgttgcctgccaggctcctcagtccatgggattctccaggcaagaatactggagtgggctgctgtgccctcctccaggggatcttcccaatgcaggggtcgaacccaggtctcctgcattgcaggcagactctaccagctgagccaccagggaacgtATGGCGCTTGggggtttagtagctaagttgtgtccgactcttgtgaccccatggactacagcctgccaggctcctctgtccatgggattctccaggcaagaatgctggagtgggttgccatttccttctccaaagggaacatatatatataaatgcaattcTTCccaagggaaagtgaaagtgaagtcgctcagtcgtgtcagactcttcacgacccatggactgtagcctaccaggctcctccatccatgggattttccaggcaagagtactggagtgggttgccattgccttctccaggatatgATCTGAGGGGGAGAAGGTCTCAGCATTTGGAGGAGGGAAGATTTTCTCTTCTATTCTCACAAGCTCTGACCCTTAATAACCACTGAACAGATGTCAGATCTCTTTTGATGTTTTTAATTACCTCCTTGTTTGCACAGAACAAATGgtttgtgtatgtgcatgtaccTGCATCTAGGCCAGGGCTAGCAGACAGGCGTGGGGAGTAGAGTAGGAAGACGGAACGGGGAGacgggggcagaggaggggagggcccGGGGTGGATCGGCTCAGCTGATGCTGCCCTGGGTCCTGGCAGAGAAGAGTGCTCCTGGCTGTGCACACGCTCAGTTTCTGATGGATCATGGGGTGATGCGAGACGATCTTGGAGTTTTATTCATTTCAGTTGTGCCTGTTTCAGGCTCCCCGCCTCGGTGGCTGCGTAgagccccttccccttcccctgtcCATCCACAAGGGCTCCACTTCATGTGAAGGCTGGTAGCGCTCCTGGGGTGGAGGGTTAGGTTCAACACAAATGTGCTCAACAGCTATCCTGCCTGTTTGGAGGAAAATAGAGAAGAGTGTGCTTTCCTTTGTCAAAATAGTAGTGACCACAGTACAGAGCCGGGCCTTGATTAACACTAGGCTTGGCTGGACCTAAAGAAACGTTTTCTGGCACAAGGCTGATCAGATAGGAAAACAAGATTCCTAACAATTTCTGGAAGACTTCCCAGTGGGTTAGCCTTCCCCAGGATGGTTCCTGGTAATAGGGAGGTAGATGCGAGACCCTCATGGTACCTTCTTAACCACGAGATTCTTTTGACAGTGGCTCTTTTCCCCCATCTGGCTTGGAGTAACTCAGCAAGCTTTTTGGCTGTCATTTGTACAATTTACAAAATGTTTCTCATCAGTCTCATCATTTACTCACTTTTTCCTTCCCTGCCAAGTTCCATTAGATGGATTATGTGTAAAattctttgaaggaaaaaaaatcagatgtctCAGATGGCTTGAAAAAGAGCATCTCACAGGAAGAGGAGAAATTACTATTTTTCAG
The sequence above is a segment of the Odocoileus virginianus isolate 20LAN1187 ecotype Illinois chromosome 22, Ovbor_1.2, whole genome shotgun sequence genome. Coding sequences within it:
- the GALR1 gene encoding galanin receptor type 1 yields the protein MELEAGNFSEGNASGLQPPTPEPRPLFGIGVENFVTLVVFGLIFALGVLGNSLVITVLARSKPGKPRSTTNLFILNLSIADLAYLLFCIPFQATVYALPTWVLGAFICKFIHYFFTVSMLVSIFTLAAMSVDRYVAIVHSRRSSALRVSRNALLGVGFIWALSIAMASPVAYHQRLFHRDVSNQTFCWEQWPNQRHKKAYVVCTFVFGYLLPLLLICFCYAKVLNHLHKKLKNVSKKSEASKKKTAQTVLVVVVVFGVSWLPHHVIHLWAEFGVFPLTPASFFFRITAHCLAYSNSSVNPIIYAFLSENFRKAYKQVFKCHARKESPLNDTKENKSRLDTPPSTNCTHV